From one Trifolium pratense cultivar HEN17-A07 linkage group LG1, ARS_RC_1.1, whole genome shotgun sequence genomic stretch:
- the LOC123883307 gene encoding geraniol 8-hydroxylase-like encodes MLLIIVLTCVTIYVFLRSFLAIIKKPNYKLPPGPTPLPIIGNLLELGEKPHKSLAKLAKIHGPIMSLKLGQVTTIAISSADMAKEVLLTNDQFLSNRPIPQSVSVHNHEHFSLAFLPVSPLWKELRKICNTQLFSHKTLDASQGVRHNKMQQLLTDIDQSSQIGEAIDIGTAVFKTTINLLSNTIFSVDLIQSNGEASEFKDVVTDITKHVGSPNVADFFPILQMVDPQGIKRKQAKNVRKVLDIFEDLINQRLKTREGSCVDTNKDMLDAMLNISKDNEFMDKNMIQHLAHDLFVAGTDTTASTLEWAMTELVCNPEIMQKAKRELEQMIGCGVLLEESDISKLPYLQAIIKETLRLHPPVPFLLPRKAERNVDIGGYTIPKDAHVLINVWNIGRDPTIWVNPTMFSPERFLGSEIDVKGRNFELAPFGAGRRICPGLQLANRMLLLMLGSLVNSFDWKLEGDMKPEDMDMDDKFGITLQKAQPLRVVPVRISK; translated from the exons ATGTTACTCATTATTGTCTTAACATGTGTCACAATCTATGTTTTTCTTCGGTCATTCTTAGCAATAATCAAAAAACCAAACTATAAGCTTCCACCAGGACCTACCCCTCTTCCCATCATAGGGAACCTCCTTGAATTAGGTGAAAAGCCACACAAATCATTGGCCAAACTTGCAAAGATTCATGGTCCTATAATGAGTCTCAAGCTAGGTCAAGTAACCACTATTGCCATCTCTTCAGCAGATATGGCAAAAGAGGTTCTTCTAACCAATGATCAGTTTTTGTCAAACAGACCAATTCCTCAATCTGTGTCGGTTCACAACCATGAGCACTTTAGTCTTGCATTCTTACCAGTTTCACCTCTTTGGAAGGAATTGAGAAAAATATGCAACACTCAATTATTTTCTCACAAGACTCTTGACGCCAGCCAAGGCGTTAGGCACAACAAAATGCAGCAGCTCCTCACTGATATCGATCAAAGCAGTCAGATCGGTGAAGCAATAGATATTGGAACAGCGGTGTTCAAGACTACCATAAATCTGTTATCAAACACTATTTTCTCAGTGGATTTGATTCAGTCTAATGGTGAAGCCAGCGAGTTCAAGGACGTGGTAACTGATATTACAAAACATGTTGGCTCGCCAAATGTGGCAGATTTTTTCCCTATATTGCAGATGGTTGATCCGCAAGGCATCAAAAGAAAACAGGCAAAGAATGTAAGGAAAGTGTTGGACATATTTGAAGACTTGATTAACCAACGTTTGAAGACGAGGGAAGGCTCGTGTGTAGACACCAACAAAGACATGTTAGATGCTATGCTCAACATTTCTAAGGATAATGAGTTTATGGACAAAAATATGATCCAACATCTAGCACAT GATCTATTTGTTGCGGGAACAGATACAACAGCATCTACTCTCGAATGGGCGATGACAGAGCTTGTCTGCAACCCAGAAATTATGCAGAAGGCCAAAAGAGAGTTAGAGCAAATGATTGGTTGCGGTGTCTTACTTGAGGAGTCAGATATATCTAAGCTCCCATACTTACAAGCAATCATTAAAGAGACACTACGGTTGCACCCGCCAGTGCCATTTTTACTACCACGAAAAGCTGAGAGGAATGTTGACATAGGCGGCTACACTATCCCGAAGGACGCGCACGTGCTAATTAATGTGTGGAATATTGGCAGAGATCCCACTATATGGGTGAATCCAACTATGTTCTCACCAGAAAGGTTCTTGGGGTCAGAGATTGATGTCAAAGGCCGGAATTTTGAGCTTGCACCATTCGGTGCTGGACGACGAATATGCCCTGGCTTACAATTGGCTAATAGGATGCTGCTACTAATGTTGGGGTCACTAGTCAACTCCTTTGATTGGAAGCTTGAAGGTGACATGAAACCAGAAGATATGGATATGGATGATAAATTTGGCATTACCTTGCAAAAGGCACAACCCCTTCGAGTTGTTCCCGTAAGAATAAGCAAATAA